The following coding sequences lie in one Rutidosis leptorrhynchoides isolate AG116_Rl617_1_P2 chromosome 4, CSIRO_AGI_Rlap_v1, whole genome shotgun sequence genomic window:
- the LOC139842439 gene encoding uncharacterized protein, protein MAEKMRYVCLNNFCKCIIDLYGREYLRKPTATDVARLYSEHEEKHGFKGMLGSIDCMHWAWKNCPVAWKGSNNDINVLNHYPLFDSLKKDRAAPSPFEVNGHVYPFGYYLADEIYPDCTTLIKGYSTPIDEPRVKFTRFQASARKDVERTFGVLQGRFAILKTPARVMSVNKMRRIMYSCIVMHNMIQEDNSIALSTWEQ, encoded by the exons ATGGCGGAGAAAATGAGATATGTTTGCTTAAATAACTTTTGCAAGTGTATAATTGATTTATATGGCCGAGAATATTTGCGGAAGCCGACGGCAACTGACGTTGCTCGGTTGTATTCAGAGCACGAGGAGAAACATGGTTTTAAAGGAATGTTGGGTAGTATTGACTGTATGCATTGGGCTTGGAAAAATTGTCCCGTTGCATGGAAAG GTTCAAACAACGACATAAATGTGTTGAATCATTATCCATTGTTTGATTCACTAAAAAAGGATAGAGCTGCACCGTCTCCGTTTGAAGTAAACGGACATGTCTATCCCTTTGGTTACTACTTGGCAGACGAGATATATCCTGATTGTACAACCTTAATAAAGGGATATTCGACGCCTATTGATGAGCCACGAGTCAAATTTACTAGATTTCAAGCGAGTGCTCGAAAGGACGTAGAGCGTACATTTGGTGTTTTACAAGGTAGGTTTGCAATTTTAAAAACTCCGGCACGAGTTATGAGCGTTAACAAGATGAGAAGGATAATGTACAGTTGCATTGTTATGCACAACATGATACAAGAAGATAACAGTATTGCCTTGAGTACTTGGGAACAATAA